A stretch of DNA from Acidobacteriota bacterium:
GAGGCACGGCGTCAATTCAATGGTTATCACAAGCAACAACCTTCAGTATTATAGACAGGAGTACGACCAATAACACCTGTGCTTGTCCAACTGAGTAAAGTTTGAAACGGTCTAACAAAATGCTTAACTGGAACGCGGAACCACCGATTCTTAAACTGAATCGAGACGTTTGGCAGTGTAAAACGCCTTGACTTGAAAACCGCTACGAGAGCCAGTTTCACAGCGGAACTCGAAACGGATCGCCAGCGTGAGACTTCGCGTCACTGGATCAATGAATCACCCGCGTGTGCAGGCGCTGTTGCTCGAAATGAATCAACCGAGCAAGCCTCGAAGAGGTTCGCCGGCGGAAGGCTGATGCTGGAAAGCTCAGTAAGTATGTGGCTCAAGCCAGACGCCTAACTCTTGTTGCAGCGTAGCCGCTGACTCGCATTTCGTATGGTTGGCACACTTCCCGGCGGCGGCATGGTGAATGCGGCGTTAGTCCCATAACAGAGAGGTATGTGATGCAAAAAGCACTTCGAGTCTTGATCGTGATCGCAATAGTTTTATCTTTAGTTCAAGTCTTTGATCTTGTAGTGGAACTTCTACGGGCAAAAGATCCCGAGGCGCAATCTTATTCAGCGGGGTTGGCCAACCGTGCGCTAACCGGATGGCTTGTCTATTGGCCTAGTGGACTCATCCTTTTCCTGATTGGTCTATTCTCTCGCAGAAAATTTCTCTTGCTTGGCAATTCCCTTGCTATAGGTGGTGCCTACCTGATGATGCTGGGCAATAATGGCGGACTATGGTCTGTAGGTCACGAGGTTTGGCGATTGCAGACTTCTGCACTTACTCTTATCATTTTGGTGGTGACAGCAATCCGCATGGAAGAGCACCAGACAGAATCCCCATTAATGGAGAGCAGAATAACGCCGGCTCTAGAGGAGGAATCTTAAAGCAGAAGTTTATGATCAAAATCAGAGCGGGCATAACAACGACCTGCGCGGGAGCCGCCGCCGCGCAATGCTTATGGTTACTCGTTGTGCCTTCGGCGCCCCGGTGATGTCGAGCGTTGGCGCTTGCGCGTGACCGTGACAGATTGAGGTATTATGACAAAATCAAGAATCGGACTCCTGTGGTTTGTTGCGGCGATCTTGTTCTTCGTGGCTGCGATGATCAGTGCCGAGAACCGCGCCGTGTATATAGCTCTGGGGGTGGTTTTCCTCACTCTCGGAATCAGCTTCAATAGGAAGAAAAGGGAGAAGTGAAGAATGCTTTGTGAAAATCTCAACAGCGCCTAACCATTCATTTGACCAGAGCGCGACCCCAGCTTTCTCATACATTCGAGACTTTGCGCGCTCGCTGAACACCAATGCCATTAAGTTAAGACTGGGAGCGCGGACGTCCACGTCCGCATTCTCCCACCAGTGGACGTGGACGTCCGCGCTCCCGGTAAGTAATTCTCCTTAACTTAATGGCATTGCCGCTGAACACCAGCGTTAGCTCGCTGCGGCGTCAGCCACAATGAAAGATAATGCTGAATTGATAGGAGATCGACATGAATAAGAATCTTTGGATATTCCTTCTGCTCATTATTGCAACAACGATAGCGTCGTTGAGTCTAGGCGGATTCCTACAATGCCAATCAGCCCAGGCGCAGTAAACTCCAGTTGGAAACAATGCTAACCGACTGAAATGGGAATACTGTGCCATCGTTGATTCTGTGGGTATGGACGATGCCAACAAAAAGCCGGCTGTCGGATTTGTCAAAATTGGTTACTTTGAAGAGACCGGCTATCGCGAAGAGACGATCAAGGCACAGGGCGAAATCACAGGAGTTCAGCCGAACGAGGTCTATGAAAAAGCCTGACAGAAGGCGCTGGCGGTTGCGATTGCCCGACTGGGAGTCCAGGGATGGGAAATGGTGGGAGAATCGCCCGTCGGGAAACGCTTTGCCTCTGACGATAGAGAACGGCAAGGGTTATATTTTAAGCGCCCGAAGTAAAGAGTTCTTACTAGAGACGCGATCTAACCCGTCGTTGGACCGGGGCGCGCGAACAACGATTCGCCTGGATTCCAGTATTCGTCAGACACCCGGTCAACTCCATCGTTATGCCGCAAGAGTGTGACGGGTTTCAGCATTTATGGGGGAATGATAGATGACACGAACTCCAATAATAAAACTTCTTCCAGTTTCAATCGTCGGCTTGCTTATTTGTTACGCCGTACCAGGAAATGCCCAGAGCCGCATTAGCCGCGAGGATGAAGAAGCCATTAAGAAAGTCATCGCGGGCACAACCGAAGCCTTCAATAAGCACGATGCTAAAGCCTTCGTGCAGTTTTATACCCCGGATGCCGAATTGGTCACTGTACGAGGGGAGCGGATGAAAGGCGCAGCCGAAATCGAAAAAGGTCTGTCAGCCCTCTTCGCAACCAGAGCGACAGCCGCAACGCTCAAGCCGCTGGATGTCTCTATAAGATTCATCAAGCCGGATGTGGCTGTTGCCCAGGTGACCAACGAAATGAGCGGGGTGATAAATGCTGAAGGGGAGAAAATGCCGCCGCACAAGGAGTTGAGCATTCGAGTGTTGGTGAAGCAGAGCAGAACATGGCGCATCACCGCCTTTCATAACACTATAATAAGCTCGTCTCAATCTCCTGCGCGTTAG
This window harbors:
- a CDS encoding SgcJ/EcaC family oxidoreductase gives rise to the protein MTRTPIIKLLPVSIVGLLICYAVPGNAQSRISREDEEAIKKVIAGTTEAFNKHDAKAFVQFYTPDAELVTVRGERMKGAAEIEKGLSALFATRATAATLKPLDVSIRFIKPDVAVAQVTNEMSGVINAEGEKMPPHKELSIRVLVKQSRTWRITAFHNTIISSSQSPAR